Within the Dialister hominis genome, the region GGGGCATCCTTGGAAAGAAGGGGACTTTGTTTGCGGAAGTCCTTGAAATGGCACATGTGAAGGATGGCGCCGCCATCTATGATATCCGCGAGATTCCAAGGGGAAGCAGCACCTTTATTTCCATGGAAGTGCTGCCGGCCATCGATCCGGATGTGATTCTTCTGCCGGTCTGGCAGTCCGGCATGCACATGAGTGAAAGCGAGTTTGCTCATGAGATCCTGTCGAATCCTGCTTTCCAGGATGTGAAGGCAGTGAAGAACCATAGGATGGTGCCATTCCCTGAGAGGTACAAGTTTGTCATGTCGCAGCACATCACCGATTCCGTGGAGGCAAGCGCAAAGGCCGTTTATCCTGAACTCTTTGATGATCCGGATAGTATGACGGTCAATGGGAATTGAATACTTGCATAACTGCTTTACATTTAGCCCTGCATTTGTTATTATGTTTCCATAACTACGGCGATGAAGAAAAGGAGTACGCACAGTCAGCGATCCGGTGACAGTGAGAGACCGGTATGGTGCGGAAGGCGTTTCGGAGCTGCTGCCTGAACAGAGTAGGGCTGCTATCAATTAAGGCGGGCCAATGGCCAATGAGGGTGGAACCGCGGGTTAATGATCCCTGTAACTCGTCCCTGTAACTATATTGTTACAGGGATTTTTTATTGTTTTTCAGATTGTTTTCAGGAGGAAATATGACATTTCAGCAGATTATTCTGGCACTCCAGCGTTTCTGGTCAAAACAGGGATGCGTACTGGGAGAGCCATATGACGTGGAAAAGGGCGCAGGCACGATGAACCCTGCGACATTCCTTCGCACCATCGGACCGGAACCATGGAACGTAGCATACGTTGAACCGTCCCGCCGCCCGGATGACGGAAGATACGGCGACAACCCGAACCGTCTGTACCAGCATCATCAGTTCCAGGTGATTATGAAACCGTCCCCGAACAATATCCAGGAGACCTATCTCGAATCCTTGAAGGAACTCGGCATCGATCCGGAAGAACATGATATCCGCTTCGTAGAAGACAACTGGGAATCCCCGACGCTCGGCGCATGGGGCATCGGCTGGGAAGTATGGCTCGACGGCATGGAAATCACCCAGTTCACCTATTTCCAGCAGGTCGGCGGCATTGATGAACATCCGGTAGCCGTTGAAATCACATACGGTCTCGAACGTATTGCCATGTACATTCAGGAAAAGGACAATGTCTATGATCTGGAATGGACTGACGGCGTTACCTACGGCGACGTATGGCATGAAAACGAATATGAACAGTCCGTTTACAGCTATGAGCTTTCTGACCATGATATGCTCTTCAAGCTGTTTGACATGTATGAAAAAGAAGCAACCCGCGTAGTCAAGAAGGGCTTCGTCCTTCCAGCTTACGATTATGTACTGAAATGTTCCCATGCATTCAACCTTCTGGATGCTGCCGGCGCTATTTCCCTTTCTGAAAGAACGGAATATATCGCACGCGTCAGAAACATGGCAAGAATGTGCGCCAAGGAATGGCTGAAGAAGCGCAAGGAACTGGGATTCCCCATGCTGAA harbors:
- the glyQ gene encoding glycine--tRNA ligase subunit alpha — its product is MTFQQIILALQRFWSKQGCVLGEPYDVEKGAGTMNPATFLRTIGPEPWNVAYVEPSRRPDDGRYGDNPNRLYQHHQFQVIMKPSPNNIQETYLESLKELGIDPEEHDIRFVEDNWESPTLGAWGIGWEVWLDGMEITQFTYFQQVGGIDEHPVAVEITYGLERIAMYIQEKDNVYDLEWTDGVTYGDVWHENEYEQSVYSYELSDHDMLFKLFDMYEKEATRVVKKGFVLPAYDYVLKCSHAFNLLDAAGAISLSERTEYIARVRNMARMCAKEWLKKRKELGFPMLKGGEGNE